In a single window of the Fibrobacter sp. UWB15 genome:
- the groL gene encoding chaperonin GroEL (60 kDa chaperone family; promotes refolding of misfolded polypeptides especially under stressful conditions; forms two stacked rings of heptamers to form a barrel-shaped 14mer; ends can be capped by GroES; misfolded proteins enter the barrel where they are refolded when GroES binds) has protein sequence MAKQLKFDVAARESLMKGVDKLANAVKVTLGPKGRNVMIAKAFGAPNVTKDGVSVAKEVELEDAYENLGAQMAKEVANKTSDAAGDGTTTATVLAQAITREGLKNVAAGANPMDIKRGMDAAVDAVITEIGKMAVKINGKEHIAQVATISANNDPEIGELLANAMEKVGNDGVITIEESKTAETVLDVVEGMQFDRGYLSPYFVTNTDSMEVALENPYILLYDKKISTMKDLLPMLEHVAKQGKSLLIIAEDVDGEALATLVVNKMRGTLKVAAVKAPGFGDRRKAMLEDIAILTGGMLVSEDTGAKLEDAPVTVLGQAKSITITKDNTTIVEGAGDAASIKGRIAQIKKQIEATTSDYDREKLQERLAKLAGGVAVIKVGAATEVEMKEKKDRVDDAMHATRAAVEEGIVPGGGVALIRAEKAIDALKFDNADQKTGAAIIRRAIEEPLRQIVTNAGLEGSVVVNKVKEGKDSFGYNAKTDTYEDLIKAGVIDPAKVTRTALKNASSIASMILTTDCVIAEKKEPKPAAPAMDPSMGMGGMM, from the coding sequence ATGGCAAAGCAACTTAAGTTTGATGTAGCAGCTCGCGAATCCCTGATGAAGGGTGTCGACAAACTCGCCAACGCAGTCAAGGTTACCCTCGGTCCTAAGGGCCGCAACGTGATGATCGCAAAGGCCTTCGGCGCCCCGAACGTCACCAAGGACGGCGTGTCTGTCGCTAAGGAAGTGGAACTGGAAGACGCCTACGAAAACCTCGGCGCCCAGATGGCCAAGGAAGTCGCCAACAAGACGAGCGACGCTGCTGGTGACGGTACCACCACCGCTACCGTGCTCGCCCAGGCTATCACTCGCGAAGGCCTCAAGAACGTGGCCGCCGGCGCAAATCCGATGGACATCAAGCGCGGTATGGACGCCGCCGTTGACGCCGTCATTACCGAAATCGGCAAGATGGCCGTGAAGATCAACGGCAAGGAACACATTGCCCAGGTCGCAACGATTTCTGCAAACAACGACCCCGAAATTGGCGAACTCCTCGCCAACGCCATGGAAAAGGTCGGTAACGATGGCGTCATCACCATCGAAGAATCCAAGACCGCTGAAACCGTTCTCGACGTTGTCGAAGGTATGCAGTTCGACCGCGGCTACCTCTCTCCGTACTTTGTCACTAACACCGACAGCATGGAAGTGGCCCTCGAAAATCCGTACATCTTGCTGTACGACAAGAAGATTTCTACCATGAAGGATTTGCTGCCGATGCTCGAACACGTGGCAAAGCAGGGCAAGTCTCTCCTCATCATCGCCGAAGACGTCGATGGCGAAGCTCTCGCAACGCTCGTCGTGAACAAGATGCGCGGCACCCTGAAGGTTGCTGCCGTCAAGGCTCCGGGCTTCGGTGACCGTCGTAAGGCCATGCTCGAAGACATCGCTATCCTCACTGGCGGTATGCTGGTTTCCGAAGACACGGGTGCCAAGCTCGAAGACGCTCCGGTGACCGTGCTCGGCCAGGCCAAGTCCATCACCATCACGAAGGACAACACCACGATCGTCGAAGGTGCCGGTGACGCCGCTTCTATCAAGGGCCGTATCGCCCAGATCAAGAAGCAGATCGAAGCAACCACCAGCGATTACGACCGCGAAAAGCTCCAGGAACGCCTGGCCAAGCTCGCTGGCGGCGTTGCCGTGATCAAGGTCGGTGCTGCTACCGAAGTCGAAATGAAGGAAAAGAAGGACCGCGTCGACGACGCTATGCACGCAACCCGCGCCGCTGTCGAAGAAGGTATCGTTCCGGGTGGTGGCGTTGCCCTCATCCGTGCCGAAAAGGCTATTGACGCCCTCAAGTTCGACAACGCCGACCAGAAGACTGGTGCAGCCATCATCCGCCGCGCTATCGAAGAACCGCTCCGTCAGATCGTCACCAACGCTGGCCTCGAAGGCTCTGTCGTGGTGAACAAGGTGAAGGAAGGCAAGGACAGCTTCGGTTACAATGCCAAGACTGACACCTACGAAGACCTCATCAAGGCTGGCGTGATTGACCCGGCCAAGGTGACCCGTACGGCCCTCAAGAATGCATCCTCCATCGCTTCGATGATTCTTACCACTGACTGCGTGATTGCAGAAAAGAAGGAACCGAAGCCGGCAGCTCCTGCCATGGATCCGTCCATGGGCATGGGCGGCATGATGTAA